The Danio rerio strain Tuebingen ecotype United States chromosome 19, GRCz12tu, whole genome shotgun sequence genome includes the window TTTATCcggcctgatctcacgaggaaacgtaactattttacatgttgtcagtttagtggctaattcataccaATTCGAGTTCAGTCAtgcgaaaatgtacgatttttaaaaggaggcgtggcaccaaacccaacCCCTCACTGGAGGATAAGCAAATCacactaaattgtacaaatgagattgtacaaattcaaacgaattagccactaaaagttatgaattgccatgaaatACCGTtggtttatcaggaagtgatatTTTTGTTCTCTTTGTCTAATTGGCTATAAAtggtgctttatttgcaaatgttttacgcaataTTCCAGTCTTGCCCATACATCTAATTCTCATCTTTAGAAggaaaccccacccctaaactacACTGTCAATGGGGATAAGAAaaacgtactaaattgtacaaatgagatcatactaATTCAAAGAAATTAGccaataaattaaaaagttacgaattgcagtgagatagtGAACatctaatttgcatctttggatggaaacagctaatggctgcttttttcggaatatcttgttttgtgttcaacaaacaaaaaaaattcataaaaatcTAGAAATAAATGCGGGAGACTgcgggtgaactctccctttaagtaaatgtgttttttttcctgcaaTTGAGCCTAACTATTATCTAACGCAACACTTTGAAAGTGCCTCTTCATTTCAAACTAAACATTTGCCCTATTACGGAAAAGGGAAATGATCactaaaattatgtttataattatAGTAAAAAATATCCTAGATTCACTACATTTATATCTGTGTGACGCTTCAAAAAACTGAGGTCCAAATGGAAGAGCTTCTTtatcatttcattaaaaaaaaaaaaaaacatttctgctaCTCGGGAATAAACAGGAACTATAGGAATAAACTGAATTGATATGCAAATTACATGTTTATAATTCACATATATTTAAATTGACTACAAATGCTGCATTAAGATCCATGTTATGCTCCAAAAACAGACAGACCCAACACTTCACATCTGAATCTCCTCTCCATTTCAAACAAGACATTGTTCTTAATAATGAAAAGGAATTCATTAAGTTAAGTAAACAATGTGTTTAGAATCACAATGCATATATTAGAAGTATttatttctacactgtaaaaaatgctgggttccacacacaattgatttgtgttggggtcACATGAAGGTTTAAAATAACGTattagtttttgcaaatttaaatggattgaacataaaacaattaagttgtccccccccaaaaaaaaaaaaaaaaattttttggaaTGTATATTATCTCAAACACCACTCcattttaaactaaacatttatcCTACTATGGAACAAATGATGGTtataaagaaaatgtttatattcactACAGTGGATGAGTTTTTATCTGTGGCATGCTCCAGAAAGCTCTTTCTATTTATAGATGGAATTAAATGGAAATTTCTAAGCAAGATGCTTACTGTCTACAGATGTAAACTGTTTCAGGATTGGCCGGACTCATTCTGATACTGCAGTACCTAAGCTTGCGTCACAACTGCAACTTGCGTAATATATCTGAAACGCTGGCCAGCGGCGTGACTTATAGGCTGGGTTGCATTCAGGTTATATCCAAATGAGACGGCTTCTGCTTTAGCGTTGAGTCAGCTCTGCCCGGCCATCTTTACTGCTGCCAATATTGAAACACCAACTGTGTAAACTATCAACTTATTTTTTTGAAACTTtatagttgcaatcagaattattaaacactcttttaatttgtttttcttgtttaaatatttccgaaatgcagtttaacagatcaagaaattttcacagtatgtctggtaacattttttcttctggagaaagtcttatttgttttatttcggcgagaataaaagcagttttaaattttttaaacgccattttaaggtcactattattagcccctttaagctatatattttttcgatagtctacagaacaaaccattgttatacaataacctgcctaattaccctaattaacctagttaagcctttaaatgtcactttaagctaaatagaagtgtcttgaagaatatctagtaaaatataatttactgccatcatggcaaagataaaataattcagttattaaaaaatgagttattaaaactattatgatcagaaatgtgtcGAGAAAAAATTCTGATTGCAAATCCAAAAGATAAATTATTGAAATAAGTAAGgttgatttttaaacatttatagatttttaattttttagttttatctTTTAGTAAATACCATTGataagtattgttttttttaaattaaggaatatatttttaaaattttataattagTATTGTATTATTAAGGGagctaaaatataaaatttcagtGTAAATCCTTTTCCTTATTCCACTATTTAGTAATTTAAACATTTGtagtattttggtgcattaaaaTGAGTGTGATTGTGTTTAATCAAAGAATGATTTTACagctaatttatattaaaaatataattgctAAATGTGTCGATTAAATTCTAGTTTTGaatgtaaatttgtatttttgagtgttgtattgcattttaaaagaaaatgctacTTCAGTCTttctaaactaaaaaaatatatgatttcaaaatgttttaactcattttaaaactttttaactcattttaatcagCTAATCAGGTTCCAACTTAATTTTGTTCAGTTATACaacatttaacttaatattttagtcagtgtgactgatgtaagttgatatgactaaaaagttaaTTGAATTCGATGGGCtacatgcacacagacttttaattttcagcccaAGGGCTTCCGGTGGACTGTCTTTctattacaaaattgtcacgtttaagatctgatttctttcaaaatcagtgatcttcactgctgTTAGATATACTATATAAACTGGGTCTTACATCGGACATGAAGCAccgcattaaattccatttccctccgccatgtctttaaaatatgacagtttattttaccccagtatttccaactgaatttctgcgctagcctgttgctactgacggtGCTAGCGTATACACGTCTtttatctcgttttacgcttgaacaactaaacgaatACTTACGTCTTATTAACTGAATGTACtgcaattacattacaaacatcaatgctgtaaaatcaaccatgtgaaattgaaaatagccaGATTAAGCTTTCACCGTCCGGACTTTTattgttggctttaaaactctagctgtgcatagagcccgtTAAAAATATGTATGCAGCAatcattttttactgtgtacttcAAAATGTCTTGTTTAATTCAGTGTATTACTTCTGTGTGACTTTCTCGCAATTTCTAACCAAAAATAGTTTCTATTGCTTTATTCCAGCAATGGATTCTAGATGTAAATAAACAACCCAGACTCTCCCACCAAACTGTACTAAATTTCCCAGAGCGCACCTTCATGTTCTTCCACCAGTACTTGTTTTTTAGCTTGGCAGCGCTGCTCTCAAACTGTGATGCTCCGGCCTGCAGTGCGTCTGCCCGGTCGTCCAATTCTGACAGCTTCTGATCTCTTTCCAGAACCTTGTCCACATTCACACGCATGATGTCAACCACCTGAGACATTCAGAAAACACAGCAACATGACATCGCAGAAATGCCTCAGTGAGAGAGTAAATGTGAATCTGAAAGTCACTTTGAATGGAAAATGCAGACAACAATAAAGCATGAATATTGTATAGGAGCCTGGCCTGCACCTTAATGTTTGACTGCATTAAATTTTTATACCTCCAAGAAAGTCCATCAAGGTCCGGCAAATGTTATCTTGCTCTTAACTGACCCACAATCATATAAAAAAACTTTGACTAAATCACGTTCAACATCAAATGATgtaaactataactatatataactatatatacgTGGTTTATGTAGTAGATTTGGCCATACTTAATGGCAAAATACTCAATAATTTCCTTAGTTTACTCTTCTCTGAAGTCAAGATTTACCTTGTCCAGCTTATGAGATAATATTAATATTCACCTCATCCACTTGGGCCTGTGTCTGCTGGAGACGGCGGTTGCTAGTGAGGTTTGGAGGTTGGGCTGGCGCGCCTCCCTCACCCTCTGGGGCTCCTGGGGCTCCAGGGCTTGCGGCAGCATCTGGGGCAGACCTGAGGGAAGACAGAAAGGGGTTACGAAGGCATATTTTGGAGTTCCTCAAAAGTCCTTTCTtgttgttttagatttttttggttGTAATAGCAATTTGTGtccttaatgtaaataaattatgctGAATCAGGCCTGATTCAGCAGGCCATGATGCAAAAGCTCATTAAGGAATCTAATAGATGTATTATAAGACATTTGCAAGGTTTTTTGTACTGCATACACTTACGTCACATTTAAACCCTTTGAAAATTAACATTGGTGTTATTATAACTAGTAAAAGTGTAGTAACCATGGTCGTTTGGAGGACTGGTTATCATTTAGGCCTAGTGACATATTGTGTACAAAACCATGGTTAAACAATGGCTAGTGTAATGAAACAACTGTTATTGTATGGTTAGCATAGTTTAACTTTTTTCTTAATCTGTAGTAGAACTATGATAAATGTTAAGAAATCTCAAATTGTAGGCTATTATAAGCTTTTTCGGAGCTAGCATAAAATGGTGTGAGGGGTTTAATAAAGCTTTAGTCAAAATTAAACCAAAgctgtgttgttttaaatgtaCAAACTAGCCTTAACAAACGTTTCCATTTAAACTTAAGAAGGATTTCGCGCCTTCGCCTTGATAAATAACCATAGCAACTGCAATTTGTTAAGTGAGCACATCGGTTAGAATTGAGGTAgatggaaatatataaaaaacacaagaTTAAACATACGTGTTTTGTTAAAATACGTAGTGAAGTTCGTTAAAATGTACTTTCATGATAACCAACTGTTTATGTGGCGAATTGACTGAAGGGCATCGAATAAATCGGACTATTCAATCTAGGTAAGTTTTATGTAGGCCCTACCGCCatgatttaatataacttaatctTCGATGTAGTTCCATTTCAATTCCGATAGATGGAGCAGGACACTAAAGTCTACTTAAATTATGATGTATCAGCTTTAAAACCTAGATTTTGCGGCGCTTTTGGTTAACTCTATTCCAAGCAACCCGAACGCTGTTATTGCTTAACACAATACGAAAAACACAGTAAGTTGTCATTTAGTATCTTATCCCAACGCTTATATCGAGACATCTCAGGCATTGAACTGATTATAAATACTGAATtaataaagagttttttttcccttttttagtACATTGACGTATTTGTTAGAACATTTTGTATTTGTGTAGTATAAATAAAGAGTAGGCCTACTTACATTTTGTTGGCAGGTGCTTTATAGAACAGACCGTCGTCACCGAGGATGCAGAAAAAAGAGAGaggacgagagagagagagagaggattagTAGTCAACAGCCAAACTTCCTACATTGACGACAAAAGCACACAGCAGGTAGAAAAAGCACAAAGTATTCCTCATAATCAACTCTATATCAATGCAGTAAACGACATTCCCCCGAGGATGGTAAAGATGTCTAGACCGCGTCATCACAAAAAAGTGCTGCATTACCGAAAGAGCCTCAGGCGAATAAAGCCTCGAAACACCAATCCCAGTCTTCGGTAAGAAAAGCCTTCAGTTTTCACACAGGAGGCGAAAAACTATAAATGTATCCTCCTGAGAACAGGTATTGGGAAAAATATATACGCAGTCAAGTGACGACTTAATTAAAATGACAGGCTTCAACTTTTGTTAGGCTGTTGGAAATAGCAG containing:
- the vamp1a gene encoding vesicle associated membrane protein 1a isoform X1, whose protein sequence is MSAPDAAASPGAPGAPEGEGGAPAQPPNLTSNRRLQQTQAQVDEVVDIMRVNVDKVLERDQKLSELDDRADALQAGASQFESSAAKLKNKYWWKNMKMMIIMGIMGIILLGIAFMYFYY